The Panicum virgatum strain AP13 chromosome 5K, P.virgatum_v5, whole genome shotgun sequence genome has a window encoding:
- the LOC120706389 gene encoding rapid alkalinization factor-like — protein sequence MARLLLRAAALLLALAALAAAAALPAAAGGVAGGDLGGHLVVRRGGRGACRGTVGECMGYFGDDAEGEADVAGMATGGSKRRVLQGGSGYIGYDALRRDNVPCSQRGASYYNCQPGAEANPYSRGCSAITQCRG from the coding sequence ATGGCGCGCCTGCTGCTCCGAGCCGCGGCGCTGCTGCTCGCGCTCGCGGCGCTGgcagccgccgcggcgctcccggcggcggcgggcggcgtggccggcggGGACCTCGGCGGCCACCTCGtggtgcggcgcggcgggcggggggCGTGCCGCGGCACGGTGGGCGAGTGCATGGGCTACTTCGGCGACGACGCCGAGGGCGAGGCCGACGTGGCCGGGATGGCCACCGGCGGCAGCAAGCGCCGGGTGCTGCAGGGCGGGTCCGGGTACATCGGCTACGACGCGCTGCGCCGGGACAACGTGCCCTGCTCCCAGCGCGGCGCCTCCTACTACAACTGCCAGCCCGGCGCCGAGGCCAACCCCTACTCCCGCggctgcagcgccatcacccaGTGCCGGGGCTGA
- the LOC120706390 gene encoding flowering-promoting factor 1-like protein 1, protein MSGVWVFKNGVVRLVENGAAAGGEAVRKRKALVHTPSGQVVRSYAELEGELRALGWERYYEDPALYQFHKRGSLDLISLPADFARFSSVHMYDIVVKNRDSFRVVDI, encoded by the coding sequence ATGTCTGGCGTGTGGGTGTTCAAGAACGGGGTGGTGCGGCTGGTGGAgaacggcgcggcggccggcggcgaggcggtgcggAAGCGGAAGGCGCTGGTGCACACGCCGAGCGGGCAGGTGGTGCGGTCGTACGCGGAGCTGGAGGGGGAGCTGCGGGCGCTGGGGTGGGAGCGCTACTACGAGGACCCGGCGCTGTACCAGTTCCACAAGCGGGGCTCCCTCGACCTCATCTCCCTCCCCGCCGACTTCGCCAGGTTCTCCTCCGTCCACATGTACGACATCGTCGTCAAGAACCGCGACTCCTTCAGGGTCGTCGACATCTGA